In Spirosoma aureum, a single genomic region encodes these proteins:
- a CDS encoding DUF1345 domain-containing protein translates to MLSSLLLKITRFDLSHRLIIASIAALFAYFWMTDVVSGAACTTIIWVVFALTMLFLMWLTIFNAHPRELPQLSRLEDSSRVMILIFVLVAAIASLFAVIVLLDSISDDNRSQSIILAILAVASSWTLVHTLFTIRYAHLFYGNDPNQKKRPGGLEFPSDPEPDYLDFAYFAFIIGMTSQVSDVAISSKRIRRVALAHGVLSFLFNTIIIALTVGGLSGKL, encoded by the coding sequence ATGCTATCCAGTTTATTACTTAAAATCACTCGTTTTGATCTCAGCCATCGGTTGATCATTGCTTCGATAGCTGCCCTGTTCGCCTACTTCTGGATGACAGATGTAGTCAGTGGCGCAGCTTGTACAACCATTATTTGGGTGGTTTTTGCGCTAACGATGCTGTTTCTGATGTGGCTGACTATTTTTAACGCGCACCCCCGCGAATTACCTCAGCTTTCCCGCCTTGAAGATTCCAGCCGGGTCATGATCCTGATTTTTGTGCTTGTGGCCGCTATCGCCAGCTTATTTGCTGTTATTGTTTTACTGGATTCCATAAGCGATGATAACCGGTCACAGAGCATTATACTGGCCATTCTGGCTGTAGCGAGTTCCTGGACGCTCGTTCATACACTGTTTACGATCCGATATGCTCACCTGTTTTATGGCAATGATCCAAACCAGAAGAAACGGCCCGGTGGGCTGGAATTTCCCAGTGATCCAGAACCAGATTATCTGGATTTTGCCTACTTCGCATTCATCATCGGTATGACAAGTCAGGTATCTGACGTAGCCATCAGTTCGAAACGCATACGCCGAGTGGCTTTAGCGCATGGGGTGCTGTCGTTTCTGTTCAATACGATCATCATTGCGCTAACGG